One genomic window of Polycladomyces zharkentensis includes the following:
- a CDS encoding bifunctional metallophosphatase/5'-nucleotidase — translation MKKRSFRLQRWTGALLACAVLTCAPLLTAADLSPEAHPQPFLMNVQLLGINDFHGQLNVTRNVNGKPAGRGDVLAAYLREREAQNPNTLLVHAGDMAGASAPVSALMQDEPTIEMLNKLKFDVGTVGNHEFDEGVNEMMRLIYGGYHEKTGYFEGADFPYICANVVDEKTKRPILPPSLIKRVNGVPIGFIGVVTKTTPSIVTPSGVKGVLFTDEAEAINREAAKLKKKGVHAIVVLAHEGGFQDAKTGQITGPIADIANKADDDVDVIFAGHSHSYLNGTVDGKLIVQSYSYGTAFSDVDVVIDKRTKDIVAKKGEIITTYQDNVQPDPEIRDLIQYYEEKVAPIVNQTIGTAALTLSKEGNAAGESALGNLIADAQRWKMETDFALMNPGGIRADIEAGEVTWGELYNVQPFSNDLVKMTMTGDQLKRVLEQQWQGDRAKILQISGFTYTWDPSRPVGDRITNLKKTDGTPITPDGRYTVTANSFLAGGGDGFTVFQEPTDKVVGPVDLDALIEYIKQLPQPFSAQIEGRIQLAGQ, via the coding sequence ATGAAAAAACGAAGCTTCCGTTTGCAGCGATGGACCGGGGCACTTTTGGCCTGTGCCGTACTCACATGTGCGCCGCTGCTGACGGCAGCGGATCTGTCGCCCGAGGCACATCCCCAACCGTTTTTGATGAACGTGCAATTGTTGGGGATCAACGATTTTCACGGCCAGCTCAACGTGACACGCAACGTGAACGGCAAACCGGCGGGACGCGGGGATGTGTTGGCCGCTTATTTGCGCGAGCGGGAGGCACAAAACCCGAACACCCTGCTGGTACATGCGGGCGACATGGCCGGAGCGAGCGCGCCCGTCTCGGCTTTGATGCAGGATGAACCAACCATTGAAATGTTGAACAAGCTGAAATTTGATGTCGGAACGGTAGGCAACCATGAGTTCGATGAAGGCGTCAACGAGATGATGCGGTTGATTTACGGGGGGTATCACGAGAAGACGGGTTATTTTGAAGGAGCCGATTTTCCCTATATCTGCGCCAATGTCGTCGATGAAAAAACCAAGCGACCGATTCTGCCCCCCTCGCTCATCAAGAGGGTGAACGGCGTACCGATCGGGTTCATCGGCGTAGTGACCAAGACGACCCCGTCCATTGTGACGCCCTCCGGTGTCAAAGGTGTCTTGTTCACCGATGAAGCGGAAGCGATCAACCGGGAGGCTGCCAAGCTGAAAAAGAAAGGCGTTCATGCCATCGTGGTGCTGGCGCATGAAGGGGGGTTCCAAGACGCCAAAACCGGCCAGATCACCGGCCCCATCGCAGATATCGCCAACAAGGCGGATGACGATGTGGACGTGATTTTCGCCGGGCACAGTCACAGCTATCTCAACGGCACGGTTGACGGCAAGTTAATCGTGCAGTCCTACAGTTACGGAACGGCGTTTTCCGATGTGGATGTCGTAATCGACAAGCGGACCAAAGACATCGTGGCGAAAAAAGGAGAAATCATCACCACCTATCAGGACAACGTGCAACCCGATCCGGAAATCCGGGATCTGATCCAGTATTATGAAGAAAAAGTGGCACCCATCGTCAACCAGACAATCGGAACAGCCGCACTGACATTGAGCAAGGAGGGAAACGCCGCGGGCGAGTCTGCACTGGGAAACCTCATTGCCGATGCGCAACGCTGGAAAATGGAAACGGATTTCGCGCTGATGAATCCAGGCGGGATCCGGGCCGACATCGAAGCGGGCGAAGTCACTTGGGGTGAGTTGTACAATGTACAACCGTTCAGCAACGACTTGGTCAAAATGACCATGACCGGCGATCAGCTGAAGCGGGTGTTGGAACAGCAATGGCAGGGAGACCGCGCCAAGATCCTGCAAATCTCCGGCTTTACCTACACATGGGACCCCTCCCGTCCCGTCGGTGACCGGATCACAAATCTGAAAAAAACGGACGGCACCCCGATCACACCAGACGGCCGTTACACCGTGACCGCCAACAGCTTTTTGGCCGGCGGCGGAGACGGATTCACCGTCTTCCAGGAACCGACCGACAAAGTAGTCGGACCGGTCGATCTGGACGCATTGATCGAGTACATCAAACAATTGCCGCAACCTTTCTCCGCCCAAATCGAAGGGCGCATTCAACTCGCGGGGCAGTGA
- a CDS encoding DUF2553 family protein, giving the protein MSSNTKYRVNITRKVTGRMGDGEMVLYYNKKPIGKIDLRNMDMEVVDGFEVEENSIYAVGDHFPDEHYTQSCDMGWC; this is encoded by the coding sequence ATGTCTTCAAACACCAAATACCGTGTCAACATCACGCGGAAAGTGACCGGACGGATGGGCGATGGCGAAATGGTGCTGTATTACAACAAGAAGCCGATCGGAAAGATCGACTTGCGCAACATGGACATGGAAGTGGTAGATGGGTTTGAGGTGGAGGAGAACTCCATTTACGCCGTAGGCGATCATTTCCCCGATGAACATTATACGCAGAGCTGTGATATGGGATGGTGCTGA
- a CDS encoding cytochrome P450 produces the protein MGSLSLRRREPGSERSSHLFLAKPARQQEEPVFHDSILSLDPPQHTQLRSIVNRSFSPALLREWEPRIRTIAKDLLSQTPPVFDLIRDFAYPLPVTVIADMMGVPSKDQAMFRQWVDRLFMMENDPTNIRFADETKPDERERIRNVQLEMKQYFRDIVHARKQRPQNDLISLLIDSHSRGQISEEEILSICFLLLLAGHITTTNLIGNAVYSLAEDPETYRRLQEDYGNIPLFVEEVLRYHSPVRFVTRTVARDVRLSGEILHAGDTVVAWIASANRDEQVFDRPDRFIADRKPNPHLAFGKGIHFCLGAPLARMEAHIAMQALLSHWNRKEQIQVEEARPVKTIFLNGYEKLTIAS, from the coding sequence TTGGGAAGTCTTTCGTTACGAAGACGTGAACCGGGTTCTGAACGATCATCACACCTTTTCCTCGCAAAACCGGCTCGCCAACAGGAAGAGCCCGTCTTCCACGACAGCATTCTCTCCCTGGACCCGCCACAGCACACCCAATTACGCTCCATCGTCAACCGATCCTTCTCACCTGCGCTTCTACGAGAATGGGAACCCCGCATCCGTACCATTGCCAAGGATCTCCTGTCGCAAACCCCGCCCGTTTTCGACTTGATCAGAGATTTCGCCTACCCGCTCCCGGTGACGGTCATCGCGGACATGATGGGCGTTCCTTCGAAAGATCAGGCGATGTTCCGCCAGTGGGTGGACCGATTGTTCATGATGGAAAACGATCCCACCAACATCCGTTTTGCTGATGAAACCAAACCGGACGAGCGAGAGCGTATCCGAAATGTACAACTGGAAATGAAGCAATATTTCCGGGACATTGTCCACGCACGAAAACAACGGCCGCAAAACGATCTGATCTCCCTGTTGATCGACTCCCATTCCCGTGGACAGATATCGGAAGAAGAAATTCTCAGTATCTGTTTCTTGCTGTTGCTGGCAGGGCATATCACGACGACCAACCTGATCGGCAATGCCGTCTACTCTCTGGCCGAAGATCCCGAAACGTACCGCCGTTTACAGGAAGACTACGGGAACATCCCACTGTTTGTCGAAGAGGTGTTGCGGTATCATTCTCCCGTTCGGTTTGTGACACGCACCGTTGCCCGTGATGTTCGGCTGAGCGGGGAGATCCTCCATGCGGGAGACACGGTGGTGGCGTGGATCGCTTCCGCCAATCGGGATGAACAGGTTTTCGACCGTCCCGACCGATTTATAGCGGACCGTAAACCCAATCCCCACCTCGCGTTTGGCAAAGGAATTCATTTTTGTCTGGGGGCACCGCTGGCGAGAATGGAAGCACACATCGCGATGCAGGCGCTCCTTTCCCATTGGAACCGGAAGGAACAAATTCAGGTTGAGGAAGCCCGGCCTGTGAAAACGATCTTTCTCAATGGATATGAAAAACTGACCATTGCTTCATGA
- a CDS encoding MFS transporter, which yields MSRRIHHSRLLILTLGTFAIGTNGFLIAGITSAIVRDLDVSYATAGQLVTVFALVVALAAPILATVTASVPPKRVLVWTLSVFTFGNVLSVMAPDFGWLMFSRVITALGAALYTPLSTSVAAQVAPKEEQGRAISMISSGLTVAITLGVPIGTWLGNTFGWRIAFAIVAAAGFIATFGIQRLLPHLDQTKVIPLKDRLSPITQLSVLSFLISGLGVTIGSFALHTYINPVLRAVGGWGDTGISVMLAIFGVACVIGVGVGGYLTDRIGAIPTYVATIITKFLTLAMFALLLMIPSSTLTIPLSVTAMILWGIASWALNPAFQQHLIKLAPQSSQVVLSLNASFLFVGISGGSALGGMVLQYGTLPDLGWASSALQLISLALLMISVRLSPVHREKDQRESV from the coding sequence TTGAGCCGCCGTATCCACCATTCCCGCCTTTTGATTCTCACACTGGGCACATTCGCAATCGGAACCAACGGGTTTCTCATCGCCGGGATCACATCCGCCATTGTCCGGGATCTCGACGTCTCTTACGCGACTGCCGGGCAACTGGTGACGGTTTTTGCACTGGTGGTGGCCCTGGCGGCACCCATCCTGGCCACCGTCACCGCCTCCGTTCCACCCAAGCGGGTTCTTGTCTGGACATTGTCGGTCTTTACGTTCGGGAATGTCCTCTCCGTCATGGCGCCAGATTTCGGATGGTTGATGTTTTCACGCGTCATTACTGCGTTGGGAGCGGCATTGTACACGCCCCTTTCCACTTCGGTCGCCGCACAGGTCGCCCCGAAAGAGGAACAGGGACGCGCCATCTCCATGATTTCCTCAGGTCTGACGGTCGCCATCACCCTCGGTGTGCCCATCGGGACATGGCTGGGAAACACCTTCGGCTGGAGAATCGCGTTTGCAATCGTCGCCGCCGCCGGCTTCATCGCCACCTTTGGTATTCAGCGCCTGCTGCCCCACTTGGATCAGACGAAAGTCATCCCATTGAAAGACAGGCTTTCACCGATCACCCAACTCTCCGTACTCAGTTTCCTGATTTCCGGATTGGGTGTAACGATTGGAAGTTTTGCCCTGCATACCTACATCAATCCGGTGCTCCGCGCGGTCGGCGGATGGGGAGATACGGGCATCAGCGTGATGTTGGCGATCTTCGGGGTTGCTTGCGTGATCGGCGTGGGCGTGGGTGGATATCTCACGGATCGCATCGGAGCTATTCCCACTTACGTCGCTACGATCATCACCAAATTCCTGACGCTGGCGATGTTCGCCCTTCTGCTGATGATTCCCTCTTCAACGCTCACGATCCCATTGTCGGTGACGGCCATGATCTTGTGGGGAATCGCCAGTTGGGCGCTCAACCCCGCTTTTCAACAACATTTGATCAAATTGGCACCGCAATCCTCGCAAGTGGTACTGTCTTTAAACGCCTCCTTTCTCTTTGTGGGGATCAGCGGCGGTTCCGCCCTCGGTGGCATGGTGCTTCAGTACGGCACTCTGCCCGATCTGGGGTGGGCCAGCAGTGCCTTGCAGTTGATCTCTTTGGCCCTGCTGATGATCAGTGTCCGACTGTCTCCCGTACACCGGGAGAAGGATCAGAGAGAATCCGTGTGA
- a CDS encoding MerR family transcriptional regulator: MRIGDLSEQTGVSLRSLRYYEKKGLISPKRLPNGYRVYEESDVERVRMIQFYLEMGATTDEIAQFIRCPAADHSCAERAIRFYEQKLADVREQLSLLRKAEQRIESLLNHWKKINLKRSTWKGEENG; this comes from the coding sequence GTGCGAATCGGTGACTTGTCCGAACAAACGGGCGTCAGCTTGCGTTCTCTTCGTTATTACGAAAAAAAGGGACTGATTTCTCCCAAACGCCTCCCGAACGGTTACCGGGTATATGAGGAGTCGGATGTGGAAAGAGTCCGCATGATCCAATTTTATCTGGAGATGGGTGCGACCACGGATGAAATCGCCCAATTTATCCGCTGTCCGGCCGCTGATCATTCATGTGCGGAACGAGCCATCCGCTTTTACGAGCAGAAACTGGCTGATGTGAGGGAACAATTGTCTCTGCTCCGAAAAGCGGAACAACGCATTGAATCGCTGTTGAACCATTGGAAAAAGATCAATCTGAAACGATCAACATGGAAAGGAGAGGAAAACGGTTGA
- a CDS encoding alpha/beta fold hydrolase, whose amino-acid sequence MTLLVTLIHSPLVGPFSWMPVAERLRKRGWQTTVPRLHNQKPDHVRFFWEYHVELVVKHLSAAPASPVVLVAHSGAGVLLPMLGRALEGRVTGYIWVDAMIPDDGKSRLDLFDTSDEAKAFREAATDGLLPAWTEEDLQEAIPDPDIRRAFAAELQPTPLAVYEEKIPVPPSWPDAPCAYLRFSETYRSMAAKAEQQGWPCRHLEGNHFHLLVDADKTAEQIEAFITNWSGR is encoded by the coding sequence ATGACTTTGCTCGTCACACTGATTCATAGTCCACTGGTCGGACCTTTCTCCTGGATGCCGGTGGCCGAAAGACTGAGAAAAAGAGGATGGCAGACGACCGTTCCCCGCCTGCACAACCAAAAACCGGATCATGTCCGGTTCTTTTGGGAATATCACGTCGAGTTGGTGGTGAAACATCTCTCTGCCGCTCCCGCCTCTCCGGTTGTTTTGGTGGCCCACAGCGGAGCGGGCGTACTGCTTCCCATGCTCGGCCGGGCGTTGGAAGGACGGGTCACGGGTTACATTTGGGTGGATGCCATGATTCCTGATGACGGAAAAAGTCGATTGGATCTGTTTGACACTTCGGATGAAGCAAAAGCCTTTCGCGAAGCGGCGACGGATGGTTTACTTCCCGCATGGACGGAAGAAGATTTGCAGGAAGCCATCCCGGACCCCGACATCCGTCGCGCATTTGCAGCGGAATTGCAACCGACTCCATTGGCCGTTTACGAAGAGAAAATCCCGGTACCCCCGTCCTGGCCTGACGCACCGTGTGCCTACCTTCGCTTCAGCGAGACCTACCGAAGCATGGCAGCCAAGGCGGAGCAACAAGGCTGGCCATGCCGGCATCTTGAGGGCAATCATTTTCATCTGTTGGTGGATGCGGATAAAACGGCGGAACAGATCGAAGCATTCATCACAAATTGGTCGGGGAGATAA
- a CDS encoding ketopantoate reductase family protein: protein MRFLFVGAGAVGGYFGGRLSEKGADVTFLVRERRKRQLQERGLTIRSIHGDFHTQPKLITAGEKAEPFDCIVLSVKAYHLDTVLDSIAPYVDERTVILPLLNGIAHIEALFDRFGRERVLGGLCFIETTLNEQGEVEQYSPRHDIVFGEWNGRVSERVKAMLREMEGSKMQVRVSDHIVQEMWNKYAFIATFSGMTALMRTTVGGVTAAPFGKELFRRLLNEVVSVARSIEPSLPEEMEEKIWRVIEAQGPQMKSSLSRDIEKGLPTETDHLHGYLIRNAPADLDLPLLKTVYSHVKAYEADREKTLAR, encoded by the coding sequence ATGCGCTTTTTGTTTGTCGGTGCAGGCGCCGTCGGCGGATATTTCGGCGGTCGGCTGTCGGAGAAAGGAGCCGATGTCACCTTTTTGGTACGGGAAAGAAGAAAGCGTCAACTACAAGAACGTGGATTAACCATCCGAAGTATACACGGGGATTTCCATACGCAGCCAAAATTGATCACCGCAGGTGAGAAAGCGGAGCCGTTTGATTGCATCGTGCTTTCGGTTAAAGCGTATCATTTGGACACGGTGTTGGATTCCATTGCGCCGTATGTAGACGAACGGACGGTCATCCTGCCCTTACTCAACGGCATTGCCCATATCGAGGCATTGTTTGACCGCTTTGGACGGGAACGGGTATTGGGCGGGCTTTGTTTCATCGAAACCACGTTGAACGAACAGGGAGAAGTGGAGCAATACAGCCCGCGTCACGATATCGTGTTCGGGGAATGGAATGGGCGCGTGTCGGAGCGCGTGAAAGCGATGCTTCGTGAGATGGAAGGTTCCAAAATGCAGGTACGGGTCAGCGATCATATCGTACAGGAAATGTGGAACAAATATGCGTTTATCGCCACCTTTAGCGGGATGACGGCACTGATGCGCACCACGGTGGGGGGAGTGACGGCAGCACCGTTCGGAAAAGAGTTGTTTCGCAGGCTGTTGAACGAAGTGGTCTCGGTAGCCCGGTCGATCGAACCGTCGTTGCCGGAGGAGATGGAGGAGAAAATATGGCGGGTGATTGAGGCGCAGGGACCCCAGATGAAGTCTTCGTTGTCAAGGGACATCGAAAAGGGGTTGCCCACCGAGACGGACCATCTGCATGGTTACTTGATTCGGAATGCCCCCGCCGATCTGGATCTTCCGTTGTTGAAAACCGTGTATAGTCACGTCAAAGCATACGAAGCCGACCGGGAAAAAACGCTCGCTCGGTGA
- a CDS encoding redoxin domain-containing protein, with the protein MRLRTPMPELKGVTEWVNGEVSKEDLQGKPVLIHFWSISCGMCKASLPQVNEIREKYKDKGLQVIGVHMPRSEKDTEIGPVKETIEKYELKHPQAIDNEHNVVDAFENEFVPAFYLFDQEGVLRHRSAGEKALNLLQNPLNRILGEE; encoded by the coding sequence ATGCGTCTGAGAACGCCAATGCCCGAGCTCAAAGGGGTCACCGAGTGGGTGAACGGCGAAGTCTCCAAGGAAGATCTTCAAGGCAAGCCGGTGCTCATTCACTTTTGGTCCATCAGTTGTGGCATGTGCAAGGCCAGCCTGCCGCAAGTGAATGAAATTCGGGAAAAATACAAGGACAAAGGACTGCAAGTGATCGGTGTCCACATGCCGCGATCCGAAAAAGACACGGAAATCGGCCCGGTCAAAGAGACGATCGAAAAATACGAATTGAAGCATCCCCAAGCAATCGACAATGAACACAACGTGGTGGACGCATTTGAAAACGAATTTGTACCGGCGTTCTACCTGTTTGATCAAGAAGGCGTATTGCGTCACCGCTCGGCCGGTGAAAAAGCGCTCAACCTGTTGCAAAACCCGTTGAATCGCATTTTGGGCGAAGAATAA
- a CDS encoding peroxiredoxin: MATRLVGLPAPDFEMESTKNLETLDEKVKLSDYKGKWLVLFFWPLDFTFVCPTEITAMSDRYEEFKDLGAEVLGVSTDSKYSHRAWIKTPREENGLGEVKFPLASDFTKKVARDYGVLIEEEGVALRGLFIIDPEGIVRYQVVHDLNIGRSVDETLRVLQALQTGGLCPSDWKPGQKTLNV, encoded by the coding sequence ATGGCAACTCGTCTTGTGGGACTGCCGGCTCCGGATTTTGAAATGGAAAGCACCAAAAATCTGGAGACGCTGGACGAAAAGGTGAAGCTCTCCGATTACAAAGGAAAATGGCTGGTGCTGTTCTTCTGGCCGCTGGACTTCACCTTCGTTTGCCCGACGGAAATCACTGCGATGAGCGATCGTTATGAAGAATTCAAAGACTTGGGAGCTGAAGTGCTGGGCGTCAGCACGGACAGCAAATACTCCCACCGTGCTTGGATCAAAACGCCGCGTGAAGAAAACGGTCTGGGCGAAGTCAAATTCCCGCTGGCTTCGGACTTCACCAAAAAAGTGGCCCGGGACTACGGCGTTTTGATCGAAGAAGAAGGCGTGGCCCTGCGCGGTCTGTTCATCATCGATCCGGAAGGCATCGTGCGTTACCAAGTGGTGCACGACTTGAACATCGGTCGCAGTGTGGATGAAACCCTGCGGGTACTGCAAGCCCTGCAAACCGGCGGGTTGTGCCCCTCCGACTGGAAACCGGGACAAAAAACCCTGAACGTTTAA
- a CDS encoding alpha/beta fold hydrolase — protein MKNIRKYGNPPFTVALIHGGPGAPGEMAPVAKEISHISGTLEPLQTSASIEGQVQELLTLLKKHGDLPVTLIGHSWGAWLSFIFAARYPSLIEKLILIGSGPFEEKYASKIMATRLSRLNEEERLKAHALGKALLDPGQDNKAALSQFGKLLSKADSFDPLPSIGEETEVQPDIFQNVWTEASQLRRSGKLLELGKRIQCPVIAIHGDYDPHPYEGIKQPLSQMIEDFRFILLKNCGHVPWIERTARDRFYEVLKNELS, from the coding sequence TTGAAGAATATAAGAAAATATGGAAATCCCCCTTTCACTGTGGCACTCATTCATGGCGGGCCCGGTGCCCCGGGAGAAATGGCACCGGTAGCAAAGGAAATCTCCCATATTTCAGGCACTTTGGAACCGTTGCAAACATCTGCATCCATTGAAGGACAAGTGCAAGAATTGCTGACTCTCTTAAAAAAACATGGAGACCTTCCCGTCACATTGATTGGTCATTCATGGGGAGCTTGGTTAAGCTTTATTTTTGCTGCGCGCTATCCTTCGTTGATTGAAAAATTGATACTGATTGGAAGTGGTCCCTTCGAAGAAAAATACGCTTCGAAAATCATGGCAACGCGGTTAAGCAGATTGAACGAAGAAGAAAGGTTAAAAGCACATGCTTTGGGTAAAGCCTTACTTGACCCCGGGCAAGACAACAAGGCAGCCTTATCTCAATTTGGAAAGCTCCTATCCAAAGCTGATTCTTTTGATCCTTTGCCTTCCATTGGCGAAGAAACGGAGGTTCAACCCGATATCTTTCAAAACGTATGGACAGAAGCCAGTCAATTAAGACGCAGTGGAAAGCTTCTGGAACTGGGCAAACGAATACAATGTCCGGTAATCGCAATCCATGGTGACTACGACCCGCATCCTTATGAAGGAATCAAACAACCTTTATCTCAAATGATTGAAGACTTTCGATTCATTCTATTGAAGAACTGCGGGCATGTCCCTTGGATCGAACGAACGGCAAGAGACAGATTCTATGAAGTTCTCAAAAATGAATTAAGTTAA
- the gcvH gene encoding glycine cleavage system protein GcvH, with protein sequence MNLPKELRYSEEHEWVKEEGDNKVRVGITDFAQSELGDIVFVELPEAGTEVTAGEPFGSVESVKTVSELYAPVSGKVVEVNGELEDSPEKVNESPYGDGWMIVVEMSDPSDLDKLLSAEKYEELVNED encoded by the coding sequence ATGAATCTGCCGAAAGAATTGCGGTACAGCGAAGAGCACGAGTGGGTCAAAGAAGAGGGCGACAACAAGGTACGCGTCGGGATCACCGATTTCGCCCAATCGGAATTGGGTGATATTGTGTTTGTGGAGCTGCCCGAAGCAGGTACCGAAGTGACGGCAGGCGAGCCGTTCGGCAGTGTGGAATCCGTCAAGACGGTGTCGGAGTTGTATGCACCGGTCAGCGGAAAAGTGGTGGAAGTGAACGGTGAATTGGAAGATTCGCCGGAAAAAGTGAACGAGTCCCCGTACGGTGACGGGTGGATGATTGTCGTGGAAATGTCTGATCCGTCCGATCTTGACAAACTGTTGAGTGCGGAAAAATATGAGGAATTGGTGAATGAAGATTAA
- a CDS encoding peptidylprolyl isomerase: MAKKGSITMESGEKILIELFPEAAPGTVANFEKLANEGFYDGLTFHRVIPGFVSQGGCPYGNGMGGPGYTIRCETEGNPHKHIPGAVSMAHAGKDTGGSQFFICHEAQPHLDGVHTVFGQVTEGLETVKNMKPGDRMKEVRVWEE; encoded by the coding sequence ATGGCCAAAAAAGGCAGCATCACGATGGAAAGCGGCGAGAAAATCCTCATCGAATTGTTCCCGGAAGCCGCACCGGGAACCGTCGCCAACTTTGAAAAACTGGCCAACGAGGGGTTTTATGACGGTTTGACGTTTCACCGCGTGATTCCCGGTTTCGTCAGCCAAGGCGGTTGTCCGTACGGAAACGGGATGGGAGGACCGGGATACACCATCCGATGCGAAACGGAAGGCAACCCCCACAAACACATTCCCGGCGCCGTCTCCATGGCCCATGCCGGGAAAGACACCGGTGGAAGCCAGTTTTTCATCTGCCATGAAGCCCAACCCCATCTGGACGGTGTCCACACCGTATTCGGGCAAGTGACCGAAGGATTGGAAACAGTCAAAAACATGAAGCCCGGTGACCGGATGAAAGAAGTGCGCGTGTGGGAAGAATGA
- a CDS encoding EcsC family protein, whose amino-acid sequence MHESREFLQQELAHIEKWEQEQKDLWIWEKLGRIPFAVLDKITPRAVHDKIEQALNELGNFLMTGGRYLILEQRVYQKCAQKWPQLRPPYTPAQMAEAPLNVMDELADDMIETHVGVATVQGATTGFGGVFTLALDIPAVLGLSLKILQEIAIVYGYDPKDPRERAFIVKCMQFSCSDYVGKQAIIEQLAVFHQPPDPQRERHIISELQGWREVFESYRDTWGWKKLFQLVPVIGVFFGAIWNRTMLQDVAEAGKQFYRKRRIHEKMKQTLPSGHS is encoded by the coding sequence ATGCATGAGAGCAGAGAATTCCTCCAGCAGGAACTGGCTCACATCGAAAAATGGGAACAGGAGCAAAAAGATCTCTGGATTTGGGAGAAACTCGGCAGAATCCCTTTCGCTGTATTGGACAAAATCACACCACGCGCCGTTCACGACAAAATCGAACAAGCGTTGAACGAATTGGGCAACTTTTTGATGACAGGTGGCCGCTATCTCATTCTGGAACAGCGCGTCTACCAAAAGTGTGCCCAAAAATGGCCACAGCTCCGTCCTCCTTACACGCCCGCGCAAATGGCGGAGGCCCCGCTGAATGTCATGGACGAGTTGGCCGATGACATGATTGAAACTCATGTCGGGGTCGCCACCGTACAGGGGGCGACCACGGGATTCGGTGGCGTATTCACACTGGCGCTGGACATTCCGGCCGTGTTGGGTCTGTCGCTCAAAATCCTGCAGGAAATCGCCATCGTATACGGATATGATCCCAAAGACCCGCGAGAACGGGCATTCATCGTCAAGTGCATGCAATTTTCCTGCTCCGACTACGTAGGCAAACAAGCGATTATCGAACAGTTGGCCGTTTTCCATCAACCGCCCGATCCCCAACGGGAGCGGCATATAATCTCAGAACTGCAGGGTTGGCGCGAAGTGTTCGAAAGCTATCGTGACACCTGGGGATGGAAAAAGCTGTTCCAACTCGTACCGGTCATCGGCGTCTTTTTCGGCGCAATCTGGAACCGAACCATGTTGCAAGACGTGGCGGAGGCCGGTAAACAGTTTTACCGCAAACGCCGGATTCACGAAAAGATGAAACAAACGCTGCCTTCCGGCCATTCGTAA